One segment of Acidovorax sp. DW039 DNA contains the following:
- a CDS encoding DUF72 domain-containing protein: protein MQEDLFGEPTLPPPSPADKEQPHSQAPAKPARRKAGLRVAAAEQPDAVHALAAALPPSLRLGTSSWTYPAWKELVWDAEYEETQLSKQGLEAYAKHPLLRTVSLDRNFYRPLTVSQYLRYAEQVPDDFRFVVKAPSLVTDALVRAEDGRGKQANPAFLSPQLACSEFAEPALEGLGAKLGALVFQLSPLPQGLLHRLPAVLEQLRTMLQALPALQPRAPDAVVAVEVRDPEWLIPEFAAVLRETGATYCLGLHPKLPPLAHQLPVLRALWPTPLVCRWNLNVIHGPYGYEEAEQKYAPYDRLRDLDPDTHEALAKVIQGVTGAGHNAYVTISNHAEGCAPLTVQRLAQHVSRDKPAF, encoded by the coding sequence ATGCAAGAAGACCTTTTTGGCGAACCGACTCTACCTCCGCCATCGCCTGCAGACAAAGAGCAACCCCACAGCCAGGCCCCAGCAAAGCCTGCCCGACGAAAAGCAGGGCTGCGCGTGGCTGCAGCAGAGCAGCCAGATGCTGTCCATGCCTTGGCGGCTGCCCTGCCCCCCAGCTTGCGGCTGGGCACTTCGTCCTGGACTTACCCCGCCTGGAAAGAGCTGGTGTGGGACGCGGAATATGAGGAAACCCAGCTCTCCAAGCAAGGTTTGGAGGCCTATGCGAAGCACCCGCTGCTGCGCACCGTAAGCCTGGACCGCAACTTTTATCGGCCACTGACGGTGAGCCAGTACCTGCGCTATGCCGAGCAGGTACCAGACGACTTCCGGTTTGTGGTCAAAGCACCCTCGCTGGTTACCGATGCTCTGGTCCGTGCGGAAGATGGTCGCGGCAAGCAGGCCAACCCCGCCTTTCTGAGCCCGCAACTCGCCTGCAGTGAGTTTGCAGAGCCAGCGCTGGAGGGGCTGGGGGCAAAACTGGGAGCGCTGGTCTTTCAGCTCAGTCCCTTGCCGCAGGGCCTGCTGCACCGCCTGCCCGCCGTTCTGGAACAGCTCAGGACCATGTTGCAGGCGCTACCCGCACTGCAGCCCAGAGCGCCAGACGCAGTCGTCGCGGTAGAGGTTCGTGACCCCGAGTGGCTGATCCCCGAATTCGCAGCCGTGCTGCGCGAAACCGGAGCCACCTATTGCCTGGGTCTGCACCCCAAACTGCCACCCCTGGCGCACCAGTTACCCGTGCTGCGCGCTCTATGGCCCACGCCTTTGGTGTGCCGCTGGAACCTCAACGTCATCCACGGGCCCTACGGCTACGAAGAGGCGGAGCAAAAATACGCGCCATACGACAGGCTGCGAGATCTGGACCCAGACACCCATGAGGCGCTGGCGAAGGTGATCCAAGGCGTGACCGGAGCCGGTCACAACGCCTATGTGACCATCAGCAACCATGCCGAAGGATGCGCGCCACTGACAGTGCAAAGGCTTGCACAACACGTATCCCGCGACAAACCAGCTTTTTGA